From Planctomycetota bacterium:
GCTCTCCGAGTTGCTCGTGCCCGTGGGGATTCGCTGATGGGGCGACTCTCGGGGTTCCGCTATCACGAAGTCGCACGACGCCTCCGTGCTCTCGGTTTCGCCTACGACCGGCCCGGCCCCGGCAGCCACGAGGTGTGGCGCCACACGGGAACGGGCAAACGGGTCACGCTACCCCATCATGCCAGACCCATGTGCGAGGGGACGCTCCGCGCCGTCCTCCGCGAGGCGGGCATTGATGTCGCGGATTTCCTCAAGGCCTGACACCCTACCTTGTCTGGAGCCTCTGATGCCCTCTCACGCCGCCTTCTCGTGCCGCCTCTGGGTCCTCGTGCTGGCAGCGGCCGGCGTCGCCGCAGCCGAGAACGCCTCGAAGCCCGTGAAGCTCACGGAGGAACTTCCCACGCTCAAGTGCCTCGGCGTCCGGTGGCTCGTCGCCGGCGACGACAACCGCAACGCGAAGGTCGAGGTGGCTTTCCGCAAGGTCGGCGACACGGAATGGAAGAAGGCCCTCGACCTCTTCCGCGTGAACCCCGCCGGCATGCGCAAAGCCGTCCAGCCGCCCGCCGGCCAGTTCCTCTTCGCAGGCTCCATCTTCGGCCTGGACGAGAACACCGAGTACGAGGTGAAGCTCTCGCTGAAGGACCCCGACGGCGGCGACGCCGAGCAGTTGCTGAAGATGAAGACGTGGGCCGAGCCGAAACTGCCCGTGGGCGGCCAACGCATCGAGGTGAAGCCCGGCGAACTGGAGGCCGCCTTCAAGAAGGCCAGGCCCGGCGACATCCTGGCCCTCAAGAAGGGCGTCTACCAAGGCACCTTCCGCCCGCCCGACGGCGAGCCGGGCAAGCCCATCGCCCTCGTGGGCGAGGACGGGGCCGTCTTCGACGCCGGCGGCCAGGCCAACTGCATCGCCGCCCCAGGCTCGCACGACATCATGCTCGTGGGCCTCGCCTTCCGCAATGCGAAGTGGGCGCTGAACTTCAACGCCTCCGCGCGCATCACCGTCCGACGCTGCCTCATCACCGACTGCGAGTACGGCTTCGTGGCCTGCGGCAACGCCGCGCAAATCGAACGCATCTACATCGCCGACTGCACCCTGAAAGGACCCTCCACCTGGCCCCGCTCCAAGGGGATCGAGGACGCTCGCGGCATCCAGCTCAGCGGGCAGGGCAACGTCGTCTGCCACAACCGCATCAGCGGCTATGCCGACGCCATTGACACCTTCTCCACTTACCCGTGCGCCGCCATCGATTTCTACCGCAACGAAATCTCCGAGTGCAC
This genomic window contains:
- a CDS encoding type II toxin-antitoxin system HicA family toxin, translating into MGRLSGFRYHEVARRLRALGFAYDRPGPGSHEVWRHTGTGKRVTLPHHARPMCEGTLRAVLREAGIDVADFLKA
- a CDS encoding right-handed parallel beta-helix repeat-containing protein, with translation MPSHAAFSCRLWVLVLAAAGVAAAENASKPVKLTEELPTLKCLGVRWLVAGDDNRNAKVEVAFRKVGDTEWKKALDLFRVNPAGMRKAVQPPAGQFLFAGSIFGLDENTEYEVKLSLKDPDGGDAEQLLKMKTWAEPKLPVGGQRIEVKPGELEAAFKKARPGDILALKKGVYQGTFRPPDGEPGKPIALVGEDGAVFDAGGQANCIAAPGSHDIMLVGLAFRNAKWALNFNASARITVRRCLITDCEYGFVACGNAAQIERIYIADCTLKGPSTWPRSKGIEDARGIQLSGQGNVVCHNRISGYADAIDTFSTYPCAAIDFYRNEISECTDDGIEMDYSEHNTRCFENRLTNVFQGISVQPIHGGPVYIFRNALYNVGLETFKMHNAPSGGLLFHNTSVKEGMPLVLWTGQAVTNFVMRNNLFLGTSANYAYETTAPMKDCDFDYDGFGGEWKAFLKWNNVKYASIQEAREKCPVYRHAIAVTPDKAFASGLKPPADAKTQFDPNANDLRLREGSEAVDAGAVLPNINDGFAGKAPDLGAYELGAPLPHYGPRPERR